From a region of the Zingiber officinale cultivar Zhangliang chromosome 10B, Zo_v1.1, whole genome shotgun sequence genome:
- the LOC122029083 gene encoding uncharacterized protein LOC122029083 has translation MAHVGIFVGRKVNSTSSSSVHIDGGATTSAAGFGSNCGLRLRKLMRKLRKQSKKLCAATKPTTFRFHYDPLSYSRNFDGSGFGTEIDDDSFESFYYSFSSRFVDCTSSCRMPGSELVSSSNKLEI, from the coding sequence ATGGCGCACGTAGGCATCTTCGTCGGCCGAAAAGTCAACTCGACCTCCTCCTCGAGCGTCCACATAGACGGCGGAGCTACCACTTCCGCTGCCGGCTTCGGCTCAAACTGCGGCCTCCGCCTCAGGAAGCTGATGAGGAAGCTCAGGAAGCAGAGCAAAAAACTGTGCGCGGCCACGAAACCCACCACCTTCCGCTTCCATTATGATCCCTTGAGCTACTCCAGAAACTTCGATGGCAGTGGGTTCGGGACGGAGATCGACGATGACTCCTTTGAGAGTTTTTACTACTCTTTCTCGTCGAGGTTCGTCGACTGTACATCCTCCTGCAGGATGCCTGGTTCTGAGCTTGTAAGCAGCAGCAACAAACTCGAGATCTGA
- the LOC122030180 gene encoding ADP-ribosylation factor-related protein 1-like codes for MFSLFYGLWNYMFSKTEFRVLILGVDKAGKTTLLEKLKSSYSNTEGLPPDRIVPTVGLNIGRVEASNAKLVFWDLGGQIGLRTIWEKYYEEAHAIMYVIDAACPSSFEDSKSALEKVLRHEDLRGAPLLILANKQDLSGAVSTEEIARYLDLKGLNEKLCMFEAVSAFNGIGIKSAINWLVDVMERSKRTDMLRVRAGING; via the exons ATGTTCTCATTATTTTATGGACTCTGGAATTATATGTTCAGCAAGACTGAATTCCGGGTTCTGATTCTTGGAGTCGACAAGGCTGGGAAAACT ACTTTACTGGAGAAGTTGAAATCATCGTACTCAAACACAGAAGGGCTCCCTCCTGATAGAATAGTTCCAACAGTTGGGCTGAATATTGGTCGAGTTGAGGCTTCAAATGCAAAACTTGTTTTTTGGGATCTTGGAGGTCAG ATTGGTTTACGCACAATCTGGGAGAAATACTATGAGGAGGCACATGCTATAATGTATGTTATTGATGCTGCTTGTCCATCATCATTTGAAGATTCCAAATCAGCATTAG AAAAAGTACTTAGGCATGAAGATTTACGAGGCGCACCACTTCTGATACTAGCAAACAAGCAG GACCTGTCTGGAGCAGTCTCAACTGAGGAAATAGCAAGATATTTGGATCTGAAAGGGTTAAATGAAAAACTATGTATGTTTGAAGCTGTATCTGCATTCAATGG AATAGGAATTAAATCTGCTATCAACTGGTTAGTGGACGTGATGGAAAGAAGCAAGCGCACAGATATGCTTAGAGTTCGTGCGGGCATAAATGGGTAG